One genomic segment of Manis pentadactyla isolate mManPen7 chromosome 1, mManPen7.hap1, whole genome shotgun sequence includes these proteins:
- the ZNF502 gene encoding zinc finger protein 502, whose protein sequence is MLTMQGAEERELGRKICPGWVNKPASEQDVSEVDSPGIVANILKENKYQDSTFGEKYACESMKENPPGEAPGSCFFQEGGFGGITFIHKETPPEMINQEYNFERSLLLTSSLVTHLRVSTEESLHQWETSSMHTNEISDQSKCPTLSTQKKSWKCNECGKTFTQSSSLTQHQRTHTGERPYACEECGKTFSRSSFLVQHERIHTGVKPYGCDQCGKTFRCQSFLTQHQRIHTGEKPYKCSECGHSFHDHSHLTEHQRIHTGEKPYKCNRCGKAFNQNVYLIHHQRIHTGEKPYLCNECGSSFHKHSNLRQHQRIHTGEKTHKCDECGKTFQTKANLSQHQRIHTGEKPYKCKECGKAFCQSPSLIKHQRIHTGEKPYMCKECGKAFSQSTPLTKHQRIHTGERPYKCSECGKAFIQSICLIRHQRSHTGEKPYKCNECGKGFNQNSCLTQHMRIHTGEKPYKCKECGKAFAHSSSLTEHHRTHTGEKLYKCSECKKTFRKYAHLSEHYRIHTGEKPYECVECGKFFRHSSVLFRHQKLHSGE, encoded by the exons ATGCTGACTATGCAAGGAGCTGAAGAGAGAGAGCTTGGAAGAAAGATTTGTCCAG GTTGGGTGAACAAACCTGCTTCAGAGCAGGATGTCTCTGAAGTTGATTCACCAGGGATAGTAGCAaatatattgaaagaaaataaataccaggATTCTACTTTTGGAGAAAAATATGCATGTGAGAGCATGAAGGAAAACCCTCCGGGAGAGGCTCCTGGGTCATGCTTTTTCCAAGAAGGAGGTTTTGGGGGAATAACTTTCATCCACAAGGAAACACCTCCTGAAATGATTAACCAAGAGTATAATTTTGAAAGAAGCTTGCTTTTGACGTCAAGCCTTGTTACACATCTCAGGGTTTCTACAGAAGAGAGCCTACATCAATGGGAGACAAGTAGCATGCACACCAATGAGATTTCAGATCAAAGTAAATGTCCAACTCTCTCTACTCAAAAAAAGTCTTGgaaatgtaatgaatgtggaaaAACTTTTACTCAGAGCTCATCCCTTACCCAACATCAGAGAACTCATACTGGAGAGAGACCCTATGCATGTGAGGAATGTGGGAAAACCTTTAGTCGTAGCTCATTCCTTGTTCAACATGAAAGAATTCACACTGGAGTGAAACCATATGGATGTGACCAGTGTGGGAAAACATTTCGATGTCAATCATTTCTTACTCAGCATCAGAgaattcacactggagagaaaccttacaaATGTAGTGAATGTGGGCATTCCTTCCACGATCATTCACATCTCACTGaacatcagagaattcacactggagagaaaccatatAAATGTAATAGATGTGGGAAGGCATTCAATCAGAATGTATACCTCATTCATCACCAGAGAATTCACACTGGTGAGAAACCTTATTTATGCAATGAATGTGGCTCCTCTTTTCACAAACACTCAAATCTTAGAcaacatcagagaattcacactGGGGAAAAAACCCATAAATGCGATGAATGTGGGAAAACTTTCCAAACAAAGGCAAACCTCTCTcagcatcagagaattcatactggggagaaaccctataaatgtaaggaatgtggcaaAGCCTTTTGTCAGAGCCCATCCCTTATTAAACACCAGCGAATCCATACTGGAGAAAAACCCTATATGTGTAAGGAATGTGGCAAAGCTTTTTCTCAGAGCACTCCACTCACTaagcatcagagaattcatacagGAGAGAGACCCTACAAATGCAGTGAGTGTGGTAAAGCCTTCATTCAGAGCATTTGCCTTATTCGGCATCAAAGAAGTCACACTGGAGAAAAACCTTATAAATGCAATGAATGTGGAAAGGGCTTTAATCAGAATTCCTGCCTCACTCAGCATAtgagaattcatactggagagaagccctacaaatgtaaagaatgtgggaaagcctttgcTCATAGCTCATCTCTTACTGAACATCATAGAACTCACACTGGTGAGAAGCTCTACAAATGTAGTGAGTGCAAAAAAACCTTCCGCAAGTACGCACACCTTAGTGAACATTACAGGATTCACACTGGTGAGAAGCCTTATGAATGTGTTGAATGTGGAAAATTCTTCAGACATAGTTCAGTTCTTTTCAGACAT